Part of the Quercus robur chromosome 5, dhQueRobu3.1, whole genome shotgun sequence genome, AAAAgttgaaaattgagtttcaatggcATAATGGTAAATATTGTGACTTTGTGGGAGCCGTTTGCCGTGAATTGTCAAATCATTTCCAGAGCCTTTGATATTACCGTTGGAAAGGCTTCTATTCAGTTCATTTTTCTTCCCCAAATATTTCAGAGTCCCTCTTTCTCACGTCCCTCTCTCCGCCTCCCTCTCATTTCGTCTACACTCCATTCCCAGCGGCATCTGAGATGATGAACCGCCGCTGTAAAGCCGCCTGAGATGAACACTCCGTGGTTGAAGACAAACAACCGAGGCGTGGCAGAATCTTCACCGAGTCGGACTGGGCTCTATCACTGGCAGTTTTTCACACCGCGTCGGGCTAAgcaatttctctctccctctctcctccCCTTTACCAGATTGGTTCATCTCTCTCCTTAATTTCGTATTTTGGTGATTTGGGTCTCCGATCTaaggatttgggtttgggttttttgttgtggttgtggtggtttGAGGCTTGGGCTGTGGTGGAgcttgtggttgtgggttttcTGTGCATTCGTTTGGATTTTTTGGTGGAGATAGTGGTTTTGGTTAAGAGCTGTTGGTGGGTTTGTATATTTGATTCATTCGGATTTTTTGGTGGAGGTTGTGGATGTGTTGATGGCTGTTGGTGGTGgaggttgtggttgtgggtttctgggtttgccgttggtggtggtggagctGGGTTTGGGTGTATCGGCTACTCTgcattttatgggttttttttatgGGAGAATATGAAAGAGGATGaagaacagaaaagaaaagggacgCGGGTGGCAACCATAACCTTGTGTAGTGTCAGTGGATGGGTCCACCATTTTGAAAAAAGTGGAGATAAAAACTGAGATATATTACTAACTTTTGTATCCAAACAAAAGTGTTGGGTTTTCTTGAGTGATAATGGGGTTTGGGTAATGAGTTAAGGGTTTTAAGTTTGAGTTATAAAAATGGAGTACTGAGTCAGTCCTAAACCAAACGGGcctttaaatattttcaaatttggtatttttccttttgactCTTATCTCTTTGGGTAGCCCGGGTAAAAGCGTAGCTATGGAAGCATTGATCTGAAACAATTGTAGCTACGATTGGTCCATCCGTGACCATGATTGAAAGTCCATCTCAGCagaaagaacaacaaaaaataataatcacagTCCCTTCTATTCCCACATCACAAATTACTTTAACCCCACTTCTTTCAAGGTTCAAGTTCTTCAAATTCTTGATGTGGCCAAGTTTTGATCTACATTAATTTCACATTCCAAAATTACTGAGCTTGAGGATTCACATTGATTCTCTTTGATTTTCCACATCTTCTACAACTCTTGAGGTCAAAATTTTCCCAACTATCattgaaaaaatttacatagATATTCAATCTTACCAATATTGCATAATTTCACATCTTTCATTTAAGAATACTGTTAATTAGTATTAGGGCCACCCATACCCTACACTTCAAACCAGTAGTCACCAATCAGCTAGTTTTGTAGCTGCAACCACCGAAATAACTCTAGCATATGCAACTTTCTGGTGCCTTTAAACTCATAATGCCACCAACTATCTTCCCAACTACATTTGCCTtaatgaagaagatgaactCACTATTTGTGATTTCTCCTTAACGTGTGAGCTACAGAGAAAAAATCTTTAACACATGCACAAAGAAcaaatgtataataaaaaatttggatgTAAGTCACATCTATCAAGAAAAGGTAAGCCACTCGAGGCTTCTCATTTAATGACTATTAATTCAACTTCCATCCTCTTTTCTTCAAGACCAACTTCAATGGGGTCCGTTTCATACTTCATATATGGTTCAAGTCCCAGCTCAAAGCCTCAGAACACCATTGTTGTGAAAGATGAATACCCACTTCAGAAGTGCACTGCTTTTGTTGGTCTCATTTGCACTAGCAAGATTCGGAGATGGGCAAGAATCAAGTGCTCTTGTACCAGCAATTATAACTTTTGGTGACTCTGCAGTGGATGTGGGGAACAATGACTATCTCCCCACTCTTTTCAAGGCCAATTTCCCTCCATATGGGAGAGACTTTATCAATCACCAGCCTACTGGCAGGTTTTGCAATGGAAAACTTGCCACTGATATAACTGGTAAGTAGAAAGCATCAATGCTAGAGTGGCTGCATAGGGATCATAACAGAGTAATGAATCAAATTTGTGAATCCATTAAAGTGGCTTTCATTGGTTTTTTACTTCGttaccaattatatattttttaccgTTTTGATTatattgttttttgattttgatagaataaatgtgttttgtgctccatttgttttgcaaaaaaaaatttttagtaaaatatttttaagtgtttgacACGACATGTAaaattcttcaatccaaactgCCAAAGTCACCGGTTACCGGACCAATGGCTCTTGTGACCGAATTGCATGTACCAGAGGTCTAACACTAGTGGCTCTGATGACCGGACCAGCTCCACCAACTGCCTAGCCAACCAACCGAGGATCTAGTCACCAAATGGGGAAAGACTGGAAGAGTCATAgtgtgtttttgtaaaatgttttaccaaatttttaaaagtaaaacattttataaaagattttacagttaacaacaaaaattttcaagtttaactaaattttacaatgaaacaaacatggtaaaatgttgaaaattttagtgtgtaaaacaccttaCAACGAAATAAAGGGAATGTCTGATATCTGTTTGCATTATTTGTGTGGAATAATAATTTGTTTAGTTAATTTACTTATCCGCTGCATAATTTATTGGAGTCTAAATAAGAATTTTCAATTGGTATATAAGCAATTAGAACACATAGCAGTcaaattcagtttttttttataaaaaaatttatgtccttttaataatataaataagcTTTAATCTTTACTCGAATCTTACATTTTGCAGCTGAAACTCTGGGTTTTAAGACTTATGCTCCAGCATATCTTAGCCCACAAGCATCAGGAAAGAACCTCCTAATTGGAGCTAACTTTGCTTCAGCTGCCTCTGGTTATGATGAAAAAGCTGCCCGCATTAGTGTAAAGAATTTCATCTTATGCTAGTCTTTACTCAGTCTCAAATTAGTAAACTTGATTTGATTATAAGAATTGATTTCTTTATTCAAATGAAATTTTGGTTTGTGGCAGCATGCAATCCCATTGTCTCAGCAGTTGAAATACTACAAGGAATACCAAACCAAGCTAGCAAAGGTGGCTGGTAGTAAGAAAGCAGCAACCATAATCAAGGAAgcaatatatattttgagtGCTGGTAATAGTGACTTTCTTCAGAATTATTATGTCAATCCTTTGGTCAACAAAGTCTACACTCCTGATCAGTATTCCAACCTCCTTGTTGGCGCATTCACAAGCTTTGTTAAGGTACATCATTGTGGTTACTAAATTTCACGTTTTGCACTAAATTAATTAGACTGAAAATATGTGCCTCAAATGCCATGTTTAGTCGTTAAGTGTTGAATAAACAGTTGGCTGCACGGTTTTTTAATCTCATTGAACCGGATCTTTTAACAAAATTCAAGAGCCGAATAAACTCCGGCTGAACCTACTAATTCAACAGAATCGGTCGCAGTTTGGACCaatgtttttgtttgaaaaaatgtAGAAATTGCATGTATCAGTATTTGAACTTTAGTACAAAGGGTACAATTAGCTGACATGCATGTTGgaaagctttttttattttttatttatctttgaaTAATTAGGGGATTTAAACTCTAGATGTCTCTATAGAAACACCAAGAATAGCTAGTTTACTCATAAGGCACTTAGCAAATTTAAAATGATtagatatattttaaaatttatataacacatactaataaataaataaattattattattgtgataactaATATATTCAGTCtctaagagaaaaaatatatgtgtatatatatatatatatatattttttttaaatggtatgtgtgtgtatatatatatgttaattaaaatcatataattcATTGTGGACCCCTTTATGTACTTGACAtgtttaaatatgaaatttcaaaattatttgtttgtttacctaattatggattttcttttactcaaaaaaaaaaattacggtTATGCTCAAGgagtaattataattttaatgatttttttaatgctttattGTTTTCTAACTTTCTTACATAAGTAGTGAAAAATGTGCCTGAAAATTATATAATTCCCCTGGATAATTACTTGGCTATGATTAAAAACAGGAATTGTATGGTCTGGGAGCCAGAAAACTTGGGGTGACTTCACTCCCTCCATTGGGTTGCCTTCCTCTTGCCATCACCTTATTTGGATTTCATGATAATGGGTGCGTCTCTAGGATCAACACTGATGCCCAAGCATTTAATAAGAAGATCAACTCAGCTGCAACAAGTCTCAAAAAGCAACTTCCTGGTCTTAAGATAGTTATCTTTGACATTTATAAGCCCCTCTATGATCTTACTCGATCTCCATCCAAATTTGGTAAGCAACATGTTTTTTTAAACTGATTACCGATTAGGAAGCCTCTGTCTGAGGAATTAAAACTTGGGTTACTTTTAAGCGTTTTAATAGTAATCATCTTTccctatttttttcctttttgtaggTTTTGCTGAAGCAAGGAGAGGCTGCTGTGGTACAGGGATCGTAGAGACAACATCATTTTTGTGCAATCCAAAGTCAATAGGGACTTGTTCTAATGCAACTCAGTATGTGTTTTGGGACAGTGTCCATCCATCTCAGGCTGCTAATCAGGTCCTTGCTGATGCATTGATTTCCCAAGGCATCTCCCTCGTCTGATGGTGATACTGATAtatgctttcttttttatattatgtaaGAAGACCAATACTGTGCTATTCTGCTACTTTCATGGAAAGGTTGCAACAGCTGTAATAGTAATCTTATAACTGAGGACATTTATTGTCTCTCATAGCACTCCATCCATAAATTATGCAGTTTGTTTGTAATAGATTTTGCCTTCTTAGgcttatttctatccaaaaaaagacATTTTACATGAATAATAGCAGAGTTGatttaaggaaaataaaaaggccAAAATAAAGTATAATACTTTGCTCACCAtgcaaacaaaaaggaaaatgtagTATTGTATTAGACAGAATATATTTGGctaagaaagagaggaaaaaagatgGAAACCATGCTTTGTTCATCATGCAAGCCATATGAGACTTCAATTTTCGGTTTCAATACCTCAATTTGTCTTCACAAAAAACTAAGCacaaaagatggaaaagaaaaacGGCAGCAGGGTCAGAATAGGTTTGTATGTTCTATTTCAGATATATGACAATATTGACAAATCCGCTGCTGGTCCCTTGTCAGTAGAGCAAAAAACAAAACGCCTTCTGATGAGAACTTGAGAAGAGACTAGTGAACTTGTTAGATTTGTCCAAGGCCAGATTAGTATTTCAAGAAACAAAATGCCTTCTGTGATGATTCTATCATTTTCCTCCAAAACTTGAACAGCCTAGAGCATTTGGAGGGTTAAGCAGCTTGGTTATATCAGAAGAGTTGTTCTCCAACAGCATTCCTGTTATCTGTGTAGCATTTTCAGGCATTAGAGAATCAATTCAATATCAAGCTCATCATGGTTAGTAGGTTTTGCCCCCAAAATATAAAGTCCTTAGAGAATGACATAACTTCTAAGACCCTCTAAGATGAAAGAATATGAGTCACAGACCTGAAGATTCTCAGCAAGAACTTTTTCTAAGTTCCTCCTGGACTTCCCAGGTGATGTTCCTGCAGCGTGAGCTCTGCCTTTGGCACCTGCTGATCCAGTATAGGTACTTTCCCCAGGTCCACTTCGCTTGTTCCCCTTCTTTCTGAAGTCAAGCTTCTGACCTCCAGGAGTCCCATTGTTCTTCAGAAGCTGGCAGAAACGTTAGGGTAGGCATTTGTCACGGGaccataaaaatagaaaaacattaaaaattgaacaaaacaaaagagccTAACAGTTCAATTTAAAAACAAGACAACCATAGAATAAGCTAAGATAAAGATCATAAGAGTGATATAATCAGATACATGTAAGCCTTTAAAGGATCCCAAGTATTTGttagagaaataataaatttatcgATGGTGTGTGTTATGTGATGTCATTTACTATCAATTGTGACAGATGGTAAGTAGAGATATACATTAtttgtttctgaagaaaaaaaaaaaaaaaggaatacaGAAGATACATGCTGCTGGTAAACCTGATCCCTGGTGTTATCCCACTCTTTCTGCCCATTTGGAACCTGTAATTTCATCAGTCATGTAAGAATAACTTGAGAAATAGATAGAAATGCTCAACCCAAAATTCATGCtacagaataaagaaaaatcctTACAAAAATGGAGAAGCGGTCGTGATAAGTTTGTGTCACTAGAGGATATTGTTGACAATCTTGATACACGATTGGTTGGGATAGGAGCTGGtttgaagaagggcaaggagGAAAGTGATAAAAGAAAGGGTGGACATTCCAGTTGCAATTATAGAAAGTTTCTGGTGAGAATTGAGCACAGTGAGTTTGCAATGTCCTTATGCGATCTTCTTTTCTCTGAGCGATAGCCACGTATAGAGTTTTTCCCTCCAAAGTGGTtcctaccaaaaataaaaaataaaataaacctcAATTAAGAAAGCTACTAATCAATTACCCCTAAGTGGAAGCAGAACTTTCATTAAACAGACTTTACCATTAAGCGTATGCAGAGCTTTCATAGCATCTTCAGGATTGGAGAAACGTACAAAGCCAAACCCTTTACTAATCCCATTATCAAGGCGCATCACTTTAACTGATGTTAATTGTCCACAGGTACTGAAATGTTCTTTCAACTTGTTATCATCTACTGATGTACTGAGGTTATTAACAAACAAGTTTGAAGCCTTCAACTGCTCATTGGTATGGTTGCACCTCTCCATGCATTCACGTTTTAGTAGTTCTTCCCTCTCGGTTTTCCTTTGAGCCCTTCCTACAAACAGATATTTTGATCCTGATTCACAAATTGATTTCACTTATCAATGAACTTTTCTTTGCATAATAATGCTCAAAACGAAAGGAAATAGAAATGAAGttcttcctatcaaaaaaaaaagaaaaaaagaaatgaagaagttCTATGTTTACCTATGAATGCACCATTCAGAGCCCCAACAGCATTTTTAGCGTCTTCTGATGACTCAAAGTTGACGAAACCAAAACCTCTTGATTTACCCTGATTATCCTTCATGATGGCCACACTAGAAACCTTTCCAAACTTGGAGAACTGATCTCGAAGGAGCTCCTCTGTCGTATCTTCACTCAGATTTTTCACATACAGATTTGTGAAATTTAGTTCTTCTTGTGCTGccatcctctcacttttcttcATAAACTTTGACACATATCTAAAGAGAAATGAAGACAAAGGGGAAGAATTAATTGcaaaaacataattattattattacaagaGACCTACAAACATAATAAATCCATGTATCCATACAGAGGTCACATTGGAGATCAATTTTATGAAAACAGATACAAAATTAAGAATCACTTCACAGGAAAAATTTAAAAGGAGTGTTCATAATTTATATAGTATCATATTGGGGAACAAACTGTTGTCATATTCAactgagaaatgaaaaaaaaaaagcacaaattaatataataaacatAGGAGGAAAAGATTTTAGGCAGAACAAGAAAGAGATAAGGAGGGCCAAGAATTCCCTGCTCTGATTAACTTTGGAGAGAACATGAAAAAATTTAtgcttttgtttggtttttttcttaCAACATGTGGGagtgggggatttgaacccaagTTCCCCCCAGGGAGATAATTGGGCAATGCCATAGaattacaaggctcttggcacaACAAGAGCTAGTTGTTTTCAAACTTTGTCCTTCAGTTTTGTCCCTCTCCACTCAAGAACCAGATTGTAAATCAACACATTATGACAGAGACAATGCCATTTATCAAATGACAAACAGGATAAGCAAGAAAGTACTATCTCAAGGAAATCTGAGATTTCAGAAGACAAAA contains:
- the LOC126725310 gene encoding GDSL esterase/lipase APG, whose amino-acid sequence is MNTHFRSALLLLVSFALARFGDGQESSALVPAIITFGDSAVDVGNNDYLPTLFKANFPPYGRDFINHQPTGRFCNGKLATDITAETLGFKTYAPAYLSPQASGKNLLIGANFASAASGYDEKAARISHAIPLSQQLKYYKEYQTKLAKVAGSKKAATIIKEAIYILSAGNSDFLQNYYVNPLVNKVYTPDQYSNLLVGAFTSFVKELYGLGARKLGVTSLPPLGCLPLAITLFGFHDNGCVSRINTDAQAFNKKINSAATSLKKQLPGLKIVIFDIYKPLYDLTRSPSKFGFAEARRGCCGTGIVETTSFLCNPKSIGTCSNATQYVFWDSVHPSQAANQVLADALISQGISLV
- the LOC126725309 gene encoding polyadenylate-binding protein 6-like isoform X2 — translated: MAAKTVSLPPQPQPLPLPHSQPPPGFVNSQCASLYVGDLDPQVTESDLVKLFSTVGPIASVRLCRDISSQKSLRYAYVNFVHHYHASMALARLNHTYLKGFPMRIMWCQRDPLSRKTGYGNLFVKNLPPSINSLQLHSLFSRFGTILSCKVAEENGKSKGFGFVQFDTEESAMSALYALHDTVIDEKKLYVSKFMKKSERMAAQEELNFTNLYVKNLSEDTTEELLRDQFSKFGKVSSVAIMKDNQGKSRGFGFVNFESSEDAKNAVGALNGAFIGSKYLFVGRAQRKTEREELLKRECMERCNHTNEQLKASNLFVNNLSTSVDDNKLKEHFSTCGQLTSVKVMRLDNGISKGFGFVRFSNPEDAMKALHTLNGTTLEGKTLYVAIAQRKEDRIRTLQTHCAQFSPETFYNCNWNVHPFFYHFPPCPSSNQLLSQPIVYQDCQQYPLVTQTYHDRFSIFVPNGQKEWDNTRDQVYQQHLLKNNGTPGGQKLDFRKKGNKRSGPGESTYTGSAGAKGRAHAAGTSPGKSRRNLEKVLAENLQITGMLLENNSSDITKLLNPPNALGCSSFGGK